One genomic region from Bradyrhizobium icense encodes:
- the dut gene encoding dUTP diphosphatase: MSVTVKVDVCQLPHGEGLALPAYQSADAAGLDLLAAVPADTPLILPPGKFAMVPTALTIALPSGYEAQVRPRSGLAAKHGVTVLNSPGTVDADYRGEINVLLINHGDTPFPIKRGERIAQMVIAPVVQAELVPVASLTATGRGSGGFGSTGR, encoded by the coding sequence GTGAGCGTGACAGTGAAGGTCGATGTCTGCCAACTGCCGCACGGCGAAGGCCTCGCACTACCGGCCTATCAGAGCGCCGATGCCGCCGGGCTCGACCTGCTCGCGGCGGTGCCGGCGGATACGCCGCTGATCCTCCCGCCCGGAAAATTCGCCATGGTGCCGACCGCGCTCACGATCGCGTTGCCATCCGGATATGAGGCGCAGGTGCGGCCGCGCTCCGGGCTTGCCGCCAAACACGGCGTCACGGTGTTGAATTCGCCCGGCACGGTGGATGCGGATTACCGCGGCGAGATCAACGTGCTCCTGATCAACCACGGCGATACGCCCTTTCCAATCAAGCGCGGCGAGCGCATCGCGCAGATGGTGATCGCGCCTGTGGTGCAAGCGGAACTGGTTCCCGTCGCCTCGCTGACGGCAACCGGCCGTGGCAGCGGCGGTTTTGGCTCGACCGGCCGCTGA
- the coaBC gene encoding bifunctional phosphopantothenoylcysteine decarboxylase/phosphopantothenate--cysteine ligase CoaBC, translated as MASLTIRKLDEAVKAYLRLRSAGNGRSVEEEVRVILGELIQARPELSGATTALPSSEAPARAAPSVNATGARSVTLIIGGGIAAFKSLELIRRLKERHVDVRCVLTRAAQQFVTPLSASALSHERVYTDLFDPGSEFDAGHIRLARECDLIIVAPATADLMAKMAHGHADDLASAILLAANRPILLAPAMNPLMWNNAATRRNVLQLRRDGIHMIGPSAGEMAESNEAGIGRMSEAVEIAAAAIDILRPPRPRPLAGKRVLITAGPTHEAIDPVRYIANRSSGKQGFAIAAAAQAAGADVTLVSGPVDLRDPPGVTVIRVESARDMLHRVEAALPADIAIFAAAVADWRVANEGEQKLKKTSAGMPPLQLVENPDILATISKLTDKRPPLVIGFAAETEHLIDNAKAKIARKGCDWIVANDVSPATGVMGGDRNTVHLLTRDGEEINVDSIKVESWPVMTKEQVAAELVAKIAKTVEKNS; from the coding sequence ATGGCCAGCCTAACCATCCGAAAACTCGACGAAGCCGTCAAAGCCTATCTGCGACTCCGATCGGCCGGAAACGGCCGCTCCGTCGAAGAGGAAGTTCGGGTCATCCTGGGAGAACTAATCCAAGCGCGCCCGGAATTATCCGGCGCCACCACCGCACTCCCGTCCTCTGAAGCCCCCGCACGGGCAGCGCCATCGGTCAACGCTACCGGCGCACGGAGTGTCACCCTGATCATCGGCGGCGGCATTGCCGCGTTCAAGTCGCTGGAGCTTATCCGGCGGCTGAAAGAGCGGCACGTCGATGTCCGCTGCGTGTTGACCAGGGCCGCGCAACAATTCGTCACGCCGCTTTCGGCCAGTGCGCTGTCGCACGAGCGCGTCTATACGGATCTGTTCGATCCCGGCAGCGAATTCGATGCTGGCCATATCCGGCTGGCGCGCGAATGCGATTTGATCATCGTGGCGCCGGCGACCGCAGACCTGATGGCGAAGATGGCGCACGGCCATGCCGACGATCTTGCCAGCGCGATCCTGCTGGCGGCCAACCGCCCGATCCTGTTGGCGCCCGCCATGAACCCCCTGATGTGGAACAACGCCGCCACCCGCCGTAACGTGCTGCAGCTTCGGCGCGACGGCATCCACATGATCGGCCCCAGCGCCGGGGAAATGGCTGAGTCCAATGAGGCCGGCATCGGGCGGATGTCGGAGGCGGTCGAAATCGCGGCTGCCGCCATCGACATCCTGCGCCCGCCGCGACCGCGCCCGCTCGCGGGCAAGCGCGTGCTGATCACGGCAGGCCCGACGCATGAGGCGATCGATCCCGTGCGCTATATCGCCAACCGCTCCTCCGGCAAGCAGGGCTTTGCCATCGCCGCCGCCGCCCAGGCCGCAGGCGCCGACGTCACGCTGGTCTCCGGCCCGGTCGACTTGCGCGATCCCCCCGGCGTCACGGTGATCCGGGTCGAATCGGCGCGTGACATGCTGCATCGGGTGGAAGCCGCCTTGCCGGCCGACATCGCGATTTTCGCAGCCGCCGTTGCCGACTGGCGCGTTGCCAATGAAGGCGAGCAGAAGCTGAAGAAAACCTCTGCCGGCATGCCGCCACTGCAACTGGTGGAAAATCCCGACATTCTGGCGACGATTTCCAAGCTGACAGACAAACGTCCGCCGCTGGTGATCGGCTTTGCTGCCGAAACCGAGCATCTGATCGACAACGCAAAAGCCAAGATCGCCCGCAAGGGCTGCGACTGGATCGTCGCCAACGACGTGTCGCCTGCAACCGGCGTGATGGGCGGCGACCGCAACACCGTTCACCTGCTGACGCGTGACGGCGAGGAAATCAACGTCGATAGCATTAAGGTGGAGTCTTGGCCGGTGATGACCAAGGAACAGGTGGCAGCCGAACTGGTGGCGAAGATTGCGAAGACCGTGGAGAAGAATTCGTGA
- the ubiB gene encoding 2-polyprenylphenol 6-hydroxylase, with translation MISAATHIARLVRAAYVFAREGVFGVVDPSLVPAPGQLALRLARLIERPGAKSGPRLSRALTRLGPAYLKLGQFLATRPDVVGVAMARDLESLQDRLPPFSQSEAEAVIALSLERSVAKAFVSLGPAVAAASIAQVHRGEIERDGVRQPVAVKVLRPNVATRFRRDLSDFFFVAHNAEAHSAEARRLRLIEVINTMSRSVAMEMDLRLEAAALSEMAENTRDDPDFRVPVVDWDRTTHNVLTMEWIDGIALNDHARLEAAQVDLPDLGRKVIQSFLRHALRDGFFHADMHPGNLFLDEAGRLVAVDFGIMGRLGVKERRFLAEILLGFITRDYRRVAEVHFEAGYVPGHHSVENFAQAIRAIGEPIHNRTAEEISMAKLLTLLLEVTGLFDMQTRPELILLQKTMVVVEGVARGFDPKLDIWKVADPVVREWIERNLGPLGRVQGAMTGAGELGRVMTGLPAIASRAAAVIENMEKMTREGLTLSPETIAALGRAEGRKSRWRTVALWIIAATFIGILVAIRQL, from the coding sequence GTGATTTCTGCGGCGACCCACATCGCGCGGCTCGTCCGCGCCGCTTACGTGTTCGCGCGCGAGGGCGTGTTCGGCGTCGTCGATCCGAGCCTGGTGCCGGCGCCCGGGCAGCTCGCGCTGCGGCTGGCGCGATTGATCGAGCGGCCCGGTGCCAAATCCGGCCCGCGGCTGTCACGCGCGCTGACGCGGCTGGGACCGGCCTACCTCAAGCTCGGACAGTTTCTGGCGACCCGTCCCGACGTGGTCGGGGTTGCGATGGCGCGCGACCTGGAAAGCCTGCAGGACCGGCTGCCGCCGTTTTCGCAAAGCGAAGCGGAAGCGGTGATCGCACTGTCGCTGGAACGCTCTGTGGCTAAGGCCTTTGTCAGCCTCGGCCCGGCGGTCGCCGCCGCGTCGATCGCGCAGGTGCATCGCGGCGAGATCGAGCGCGATGGCGTACGCCAGCCGGTCGCCGTAAAGGTGCTGCGGCCCAATGTCGCCACGCGCTTTCGCCGCGACCTCTCGGACTTCTTCTTTGTCGCGCACAACGCGGAAGCGCATTCGGCCGAAGCGCGGCGGCTGCGGCTGATCGAGGTCATCAACACGATGTCGCGCTCGGTCGCGATGGAGATGGACCTGCGGCTCGAGGCTGCCGCCCTGTCCGAGATGGCAGAGAATACCCGCGACGATCCGGATTTCCGCGTGCCGGTGGTCGACTGGGACCGCACCACGCATAACGTGCTGACGATGGAGTGGATCGACGGCATCGCGCTGAACGACCATGCGCGCCTCGAAGCAGCGCAGGTCGATCTGCCCGACCTCGGGCGCAAGGTGATCCAGAGCTTCCTGCGTCACGCGCTGCGTGACGGCTTCTTCCATGCCGACATGCATCCCGGCAATCTGTTTCTCGACGAAGCCGGCCGGCTGGTGGCGGTCGATTTCGGCATCATGGGCCGGCTCGGCGTGAAGGAGCGGCGCTTCCTCGCCGAGATTCTTTTGGGCTTCATCACGCGCGACTACCGCCGCGTTGCGGAAGTCCATTTCGAGGCCGGCTACGTGCCGGGGCATCATTCGGTGGAGAATTTCGCGCAAGCCATCCGCGCCATCGGCGAGCCGATCCACAACCGCACCGCCGAAGAAATCTCGATGGCGAAGCTGTTGACCCTGCTGCTCGAGGTCACCGGCCTGTTCGACATGCAGACCCGGCCCGAACTGATCCTGCTGCAGAAGACCATGGTTGTGGTCGAAGGCGTCGCGCGCGGCTTCGACCCGAAGCTCGATATTTGGAAGGTCGCCGATCCCGTGGTGCGCGAATGGATCGAGCGCAATCTCGGTCCGCTCGGGCGGGTTCAGGGGGCCATGACCGGCGCCGGCGAACTCGGGCGCGTGATGACCGGCCTGCCGGCGATCGCTTCGCGGGCGGCTGCCGTGATCGAGAACATGGAAAAGATGACGCGGGAGGGGCTGACGCTGTCGCCTGAGACCATTGCAGCGCTCGGCCGGGCCGAAGGCCGCAAGAGCCGCTGGCGTACGGTGGCGCTCTGGATCATCGCGGCGACCTTCATCGGAATTCTGGTTGCAATCCGGCAGCTTTGA
- the ubiE gene encoding bifunctional demethylmenaquinone methyltransferase/2-methoxy-6-polyprenyl-1,4-benzoquinol methylase UbiE, producing the protein MDRPDQTTHFGFRDVPLGDKQTLVNDVFHSVARRYDLMNDLMSAGLHRVWKDIMITALNPPRGDAPFALLDIAGGTGDIAFRAAKAAGFGFRATVCDINIDMLEVGHNRALAQHLDHQVSFVEGNAEALTFPDRSFDAYTIAFGIRNVPRIDAALREAYRVLRPGSRFLCLEFSTVDVPGLDWLYDQFSFRVIPPLGRAVTGDAESYQYLVESIRKFPRPNVFAEMIRAAGFSRVKWESLSGGIVALHSGWRL; encoded by the coding sequence ATGGATCGGCCGGATCAAACCACCCATTTTGGCTTCAGGGACGTGCCCCTGGGCGACAAGCAGACGCTGGTGAACGACGTGTTTCACAGCGTGGCCCGGCGCTATGACCTGATGAACGACCTGATGTCGGCGGGCCTGCACCGGGTCTGGAAAGACATCATGATCACGGCGCTCAATCCGCCGAGGGGCGACGCGCCGTTTGCGCTGCTCGACATCGCCGGCGGCACCGGCGACATCGCCTTCCGCGCGGCCAAGGCCGCAGGCTTTGGCTTCCGCGCTACCGTCTGCGACATCAATATAGATATGCTCGAGGTCGGCCACAACCGCGCGCTGGCGCAGCATCTCGACCATCAGGTGTCTTTCGTCGAGGGCAACGCCGAGGCGCTGACTTTTCCGGATCGCTCTTTCGACGCCTACACCATCGCCTTCGGCATTCGCAACGTGCCGCGGATCGATGCCGCGCTGCGCGAGGCCTATCGCGTGCTGCGGCCGGGCAGCCGATTCCTGTGCCTGGAATTCTCCACCGTCGACGTTCCCGGACTGGACTGGTTGTACGACCAGTTCTCGTTCAGGGTAATCCCGCCGCTCGGCCGCGCCGTGACCGGCGATGCGGAATCCTATCAGTACCTCGTCGAATCGATCCGGAAATTCCCCCGGCCCAATGTATTTGCCGAGATGATCCGCGCCGCCGGCTTTTCGCGGGTGAAATGGGAGAGCCTTTCCGGCGGGATCGTGGCACTGCATTCGGGCTGGCGCTTGTGA
- the mutM gene encoding bifunctional DNA-formamidopyrimidine glycosylase/DNA-(apurinic or apyrimidinic site) lyase: protein MPELPEVETVRRGLQPAMEGAKILKAEARRKDLRFPFQKDFIARLEGQTVTGLGRRAKYLMADLTSGDVLLMHLGMSGSFRVLDGGANDTPGQFHHPRSEDRAHDHVVFHMSSGRSVVFNDPRRFGYMKIIARNVLEHEPLLKGLGPEPLGNEFDAAMLAQSCFNKKTSLKAALLDQRVVAGLGNIYVCEALYRSHLSPRRLAATLATKKGEPTDHAGRLVNAIHSVLNQAIKAGGSSISDHRLTSGELGYFQHSFQVYDREGEKCQTKGCGGVVRRFAQNGRSTFWCPKCQK, encoded by the coding sequence ATGCCTGAATTGCCCGAAGTCGAGACCGTCCGACGCGGCCTGCAACCCGCCATGGAGGGGGCGAAAATCCTCAAAGCGGAAGCCCGGCGCAAGGATTTGCGCTTTCCCTTTCAAAAAGACTTTATCGCGCGGCTGGAGGGCCAGACCGTGACTGGGCTAGGCCGGCGCGCCAAATACCTGATGGCGGATCTTACCTCCGGCGACGTGCTGTTGATGCATCTGGGCATGTCCGGCTCGTTCCGGGTGCTCGATGGCGGCGCTAACGACACGCCGGGGCAATTCCACCATCCGCGCAGCGAGGACCGCGCTCATGATCACGTGGTGTTTCACATGTCGTCGGGCAGATCCGTCGTGTTCAATGATCCGCGCCGCTTCGGTTACATGAAGATTATTGCCCGCAACGTGCTGGAGCACGAGCCGCTGTTGAAGGGCCTCGGGCCCGAGCCGCTCGGCAACGAATTCGACGCCGCGATGCTGGCGCAGTCCTGCTTCAACAAGAAGACCAGCCTGAAGGCCGCGCTGCTCGACCAGCGGGTGGTCGCCGGCCTCGGCAATATTTATGTCTGTGAGGCGCTGTACCGGTCGCATCTCTCGCCGCGGCGGCTGGCGGCGACACTGGCAACGAAAAAGGGCGAGCCGACCGACCATGCCGGGCGGCTGGTGAATGCGATTCATTCGGTGCTGAATCAGGCGATCAAGGCCGGCGGCTCCTCGATCAGCGATCATCGGCTGACCTCGGGCGAGCTCGGCTATTTCCAGCACTCGTTCCAGGTCTATGACCGCGAGGGCGAAAAGTGCCAAACTAAGGGCTGCGGCGGTGTCGTGCGGCGCTTCGCCCAAAACGGCCGTTCGACCTTCTGGTGTCCGAAATGTCAGAAATGA
- a CDS encoding GNAT family N-acetyltransferase encodes MTITPTLETKRLILRPLALSDAPAIQRHFNNWNIIQHLAQVVPWPYPEDGAETFIKQELERVAAGEVIYNWMLVLRGGDGEAIGNIRFRPWTDSAKGNRGFWLAERYWNQGLMSEAVSAVNDFIFRELGVEVFYACNAVTNEASRRVKQKTGAELVGYTELAHHNGQTLAERWRVTREKWLRRNR; translated from the coding sequence ATGACCATCACGCCGACGCTCGAAACGAAGCGACTGATCTTGCGGCCGCTGGCGCTGTCCGATGCGCCGGCGATCCAACGCCATTTCAACAACTGGAACATCATCCAGCATCTCGCGCAGGTCGTTCCCTGGCCGTATCCGGAAGACGGCGCGGAGACCTTCATCAAGCAGGAATTGGAAAGGGTCGCTGCGGGGGAAGTTATCTATAATTGGATGCTGGTGCTGCGCGGCGGTGACGGGGAGGCGATCGGGAATATTCGCTTTCGTCCCTGGACAGACAGCGCGAAGGGCAACAGGGGCTTCTGGCTCGCGGAGCGCTATTGGAATCAGGGCTTGATGAGCGAAGCCGTCTCGGCGGTGAACGATTTCATATTCCGCGAACTGGGTGTTGAGGTCTTCTACGCCTGCAACGCAGTGACCAATGAGGCATCGCGCCGGGTCAAGCAAAAGACCGGTGCCGAACTCGTTGGCTACACCGAGCTTGCCCATCACAACGGTCAGACGCTGGCGGAACGATGGCGTGTGACGCGGGAAAAGTGGCTGCGCCGGAACAGGTAG
- a CDS encoding ParA family protein yields the protein MQTIVLATQKGGSGKSTLAISLALAAIRAGHAVRLIEADSQGTVSNWRRRRRYAQPIVEPVYAARELEQRLQSLDREGVTVAIVDTAGGVSAATNSAIRYADFCLIPTRPSIADIEATAATLRVVRAWQKPFAYVLNQTPIRAAARLAGAENALSDEAALDIIDIVASPFIVMRNDHQDALSAGLAVSEYAPNGKSAEEIRGLWQWIAARLNDATAADEEFAEAFAETPEILPAMAALAPIENDSALFLRAPARS from the coding sequence ATGCAGACGATCGTATTGGCCACCCAGAAGGGCGGCTCGGGGAAAAGCACGCTCGCCATCAGCCTTGCACTTGCCGCCATCCGGGCCGGCCACGCTGTCCGTCTGATCGAGGCGGACTCGCAGGGCACCGTTTCAAACTGGCGGCGCCGGCGCCGATATGCCCAGCCGATCGTTGAGCCGGTCTACGCCGCCAGGGAGCTTGAACAACGCCTGCAATCGCTCGACCGCGAGGGCGTGACGGTAGCGATCGTCGATACCGCCGGCGGGGTCAGCGCAGCGACCAATTCAGCCATTCGTTATGCCGACTTCTGCCTGATTCCGACACGTCCGAGCATCGCCGACATCGAGGCGACCGCCGCGACGCTGCGCGTCGTCAGGGCCTGGCAAAAGCCTTTCGCCTACGTCCTGAACCAGACCCCGATCCGGGCCGCGGCGCGCCTCGCCGGCGCGGAAAATGCGCTGAGCGATGAGGCCGCGCTCGACATCATCGATATTGTTGCCAGTCCTTTCATCGTGATGCGCAACGATCACCAGGACGCCTTGAGCGCCGGCCTTGCGGTCAGCGAATATGCGCCAAACGGCAAATCCGCCGAGGAAATCCGTGGCCTCTGGCAATGGATCGCGGCCAGGTTGAACGATGCGACGGCCGCCGACGAGGAGTTCGCCGAGGCGTTCGCGGAAACCCCGGAGATTCTTCCGGCAATGGCTGCGCTCGCGCCCATCGAAAACGACAGCGCCCTCTTCCTGAGAGCGCCAGCTCGAAGCTGA
- a CDS encoding serine protease → MRLVLSATLTIAASVFVISEAAAQAQMTPPSTAGTKPKQVTTVPIRPALQKPEDTAKAMSQAERLALQSDLAWVGQYNGAITGDVSERMVNAIKEFQKSRGAKPTGVLNPQERGLLTDTARKKQESVGWKVAIDPGTGVRLGIPTKLVPQQASDANGTKWTSPTGTIQIQLARRKEANPTTAKLAEREKKEPGRNIDYTVVKPEFFVLSGRQGLKKFYMRGTFKGDEVRILTIMYDQATENIVEPVVIAMSSAFNAFPVAAQTAGPPPRKSVEYGTGVVVGDDGAILADRQITDGCLAVAIAGFGNADRVAADKEHDLALLRIYGARGLKALNLANAATKMALDVTGIADPQNQGGGRAVTSVKASVSQLGGGSDIALTAAPALGFSGAPAQDGDGKFAGIALLKPVQVAGPTNGIPAAQAVLVTADTVRDFLKANGINAAGGSTDAKASVVRVICVRK, encoded by the coding sequence ATGAGATTGGTGCTTTCAGCAACATTGACGATCGCAGCCTCGGTTTTTGTGATCTCCGAGGCCGCCGCGCAGGCGCAGATGACGCCACCTTCCACGGCGGGTACCAAGCCTAAACAAGTCACGACGGTGCCAATCCGTCCCGCGCTGCAGAAGCCGGAGGACACGGCGAAGGCTATGAGCCAGGCCGAGCGGCTCGCGCTGCAGTCGGACCTCGCCTGGGTGGGGCAATATAACGGCGCGATCACCGGCGACGTCAGCGAACGCATGGTCAATGCCATCAAGGAATTCCAGAAGTCGCGCGGGGCTAAGCCAACCGGCGTGCTCAATCCGCAGGAGCGCGGCCTCCTCACCGATACTGCCAGGAAAAAGCAGGAGAGCGTCGGCTGGAAGGTCGCCATCGATCCCGGCACCGGCGTGCGGCTGGGGATTCCGACCAAGCTGGTGCCGCAGCAGGCCAGCGACGCCAACGGCACCAAATGGACCTCGCCGACCGGCACGATCCAGATTCAACTGGCACGGCGCAAGGAAGCCAATCCGACCACGGCAAAACTCGCAGAGCGCGAGAAGAAGGAGCCGGGCCGCAACATCGACTATACCGTGGTCAAGCCGGAATTCTTCGTGCTGTCCGGCCGGCAGGGCCTGAAGAAGTTTTATATGCGCGGCACCTTCAAGGGCGACGAGGTCCGCATCCTCACCATCATGTACGACCAGGCGACCGAGAACATCGTCGAGCCGGTCGTGATCGCGATGTCGAGCGCGTTCAACGCATTTCCGGTGGCAGCGCAGACGGCGGGGCCTCCCCCGCGCAAGAGCGTGGAATACGGCACCGGTGTCGTCGTCGGTGACGACGGCGCGATTCTGGCCGACCGCCAGATCACCGATGGCTGCCTCGCGGTCGCAATTGCAGGCTTCGGCAATGCCGATCGCGTCGCCGCGGACAAGGAGCACGATCTTGCGCTTTTGCGCATCTATGGCGCACGCGGGCTGAAGGCGCTCAATCTCGCCAACGCCGCCACCAAGATGGCGCTCGACGTCACCGGCATTGCCGATCCGCAGAACCAGGGCGGCGGCAGGGCGGTGACCAGCGTCAAGGCTTCGGTGTCCCAGCTTGGCGGCGGCAGCGACATCGCGCTGACAGCCGCGCCGGCGCTTGGCTTTTCCGGCGCGCCCGCGCAGGACGGCGACGGCAAGTTCGCCGGCATCGCGCTGCTGAAGCCGGTTCAGGTGGCGGGACCCACCAATGGCATACCGGCGGCGCAGGCCGTGCTGGTGACAGCCGATACCGTGCGCGACTTCCTCAAAGCCAACGGCATCAATGCAGCCGGCGGATCGACCGATGCCAAGGCGTCGGTGGTCCGCGTGATCTGCGTCAGGAAGTAG
- a CDS encoding HesA/MoeB/ThiF family protein, whose product MLSADELERYARHIVLREVGGPGQAALKQASVLAIGAGGLGAPVLMYLAAAGVGRLGAVDDDVVSLSNLQRQIIHTTPDIGRRKVDSAAETVHALNPHVQFQAHAVRLDAKNAMSLIDGYDLVLDGSDNFETRYLVSDACFFAGKPLITAALGMFDGSLTTIRAHERGADGQFNPTYRCLFPEPPPPGTIPACAEAGVMGALAGMLGSMMALEAIREIVGFGESLVGRLVMVDARAMRFETLRYARDPQNPLNGDTPVIIDLSGHAA is encoded by the coding sequence ATGCTGAGCGCCGACGAACTCGAACGCTACGCCCGCCATATCGTGCTGCGTGAAGTCGGCGGTCCCGGGCAGGCTGCGCTGAAGCAGGCATCGGTGCTGGCGATCGGCGCCGGCGGCCTCGGCGCACCGGTTTTGATGTACCTTGCGGCGGCGGGTGTCGGCAGGCTCGGCGCTGTCGATGACGACGTCGTCTCGCTGTCCAATCTGCAGCGGCAGATCATCCACACCACGCCGGATATCGGACGGCGCAAGGTCGACAGCGCCGCGGAGACGGTTCACGCGCTCAATCCCCATGTTCAGTTCCAGGCGCACGCGGTGCGCCTGGACGCAAAAAATGCGATGTCGCTGATCGACGGCTACGATCTCGTGCTCGACGGCTCCGACAATTTCGAAACCCGCTATCTGGTTTCCGATGCCTGCTTCTTCGCCGGCAAGCCGCTGATCACGGCGGCACTCGGGATGTTCGACGGATCGCTGACCACGATCCGGGCGCATGAGCGCGGCGCCGACGGGCAGTTCAATCCGACCTATCGCTGCCTGTTTCCCGAACCGCCGCCGCCCGGCACCATACCGGCCTGCGCCGAGGCCGGCGTCATGGGCGCGCTGGCGGGCATGTTGGGCTCGATGATGGCGCTGGAAGCGATCCGGGAAATCGTCGGCTTCGGCGAGAGCCTGGTCGGGCGGCTGGTGATGGTGGATGCGCGCGCGATGCGGTTCGAAACCCTGCGCTACGCGCGCGATCCGCAAAACCCGCTCAATGGCGATACGCCTGTCATCATCGATTTGAGCGGGCACGCGGCGTAG
- a CDS encoding aldo/keto reductase — MEKRKLGTTGPTVSAIGLGCMGMSDFYGPADRSESIATVHAALDAGITLLDTGDFYGMGHNEMLIGEALAARGRDNVRISVKFGALRDPAKNWSGYDSRPAAIKNFLAYSLQRLRVETIDLYRPARLDPDVPIEETVGAMADMVKAGWIRHIGLSEVGAETIRRAHAVHPISDLQIEYSLISRGIEDDILPTCRELGIGITAYGVLSRGLISGHWNADRGTKDFRAMSPRFQGSNLDANLALVDSLRAIADGVGASPAQVAIAWVAAQGKDIVPLVGARRRDRLTEALGALEVKLTEKHLTALAKAFPPGAAAGARYPEAQLAHMDSEKRAGA, encoded by the coding sequence ATGGAAAAACGCAAACTCGGCACGACGGGCCCAACCGTTTCCGCCATCGGCCTCGGCTGCATGGGCATGTCGGACTTCTACGGTCCGGCTGACCGCAGCGAGAGCATCGCTACCGTTCATGCCGCGCTCGATGCCGGGATCACCCTGCTCGACACCGGCGATTTCTACGGCATGGGCCACAATGAAATGTTGATCGGCGAGGCGCTCGCCGCGCGCGGCCGCGACAATGTCCGGATCAGCGTCAAGTTCGGCGCGCTGCGCGATCCCGCAAAGAACTGGTCCGGCTATGACAGCCGCCCGGCAGCAATCAAGAATTTCCTCGCTTATTCGCTGCAGCGGCTGCGCGTCGAGACCATCGACCTCTATCGGCCGGCGCGGCTCGATCCGGACGTGCCGATCGAAGAGACGGTTGGTGCGATGGCCGACATGGTGAAGGCCGGCTGGATCAGGCATATCGGCCTGTCGGAAGTCGGTGCGGAAACCATCCGCCGCGCCCATGCGGTGCACCCGATCAGCGATCTGCAGATCGAATATTCGCTGATCTCGCGCGGCATCGAGGACGACATCCTGCCGACCTGCCGCGAACTCGGCATCGGCATCACGGCCTATGGCGTGCTGTCGCGCGGACTGATCAGCGGGCACTGGAACGCCGACCGCGGGACCAAGGATTTTCGTGCCATGAGCCCGCGGTTTCAGGGAAGCAATCTCGACGCCAATCTCGCGCTGGTGGATTCGCTGCGTGCGATTGCGGATGGTGTTGGCGCTTCGCCCGCACAGGTCGCGATTGCATGGGTCGCGGCGCAAGGCAAAGATATCGTTCCACTGGTCGGCGCCCGCCGCCGTGACCGCCTCACTGAAGCGCTCGGCGCGCTCGAAGTGAAGCTGACAGAAAAGCATCTCACCGCGCTTGCGAAGGCGTTTCCGCCTGGCGCCGCGGCTGGCGCGCGGTATCCGGAGGCGCAGCTCGCGCACATGGACAGCGAGAAGCGCGCCGGAGCGTGA
- a CDS encoding LysR family transcriptional regulator, whose protein sequence is MKDFDLRDLDAFVAVARTRNFRRAAIEQGVSVSSLSQRLRDMEERLGVRLMNRTTRSVALTEAGELLLGRVGPAMSDVGAALDQVRGLRAVPSGRLRINAPPPAIDLVLAPMVAPFLEKHPKIELEIVGESSFVDIVAAGFDAGVRYGEHLAQDMIAVSLGAPQRYAVVASKEYVARHGRPNAPKDLLDHACIRTRFGSGAMLDWEFEKAGRVVKVSPPAKLIATYLGLALRAVHDGVGFWLTFEGYVRYGIKSGALVSVLDDWCPPFPGPFLYYPSRRQPPPALAAFVAFVAEWRKRERRRSKTP, encoded by the coding sequence ATGAAGGATTTCGACCTCCGCGATCTCGATGCTTTCGTTGCCGTGGCGCGCACCCGGAATTTCCGCCGTGCGGCGATAGAGCAGGGCGTCTCTGTCTCGAGCCTCAGCCAGCGGCTGCGCGACATGGAGGAGCGGCTCGGCGTGCGCCTGATGAATCGCACCACGCGCAGCGTAGCCCTCACCGAAGCCGGCGAGTTGCTGCTGGGGCGCGTCGGCCCGGCGATGTCGGATGTCGGCGCGGCGCTCGATCAGGTGCGCGGCCTGCGGGCCGTGCCGTCGGGGCGTCTGCGCATCAACGCGCCACCGCCGGCGATCGATCTGGTGCTGGCGCCGATGGTCGCGCCGTTTCTCGAGAAGCATCCCAAAATCGAGCTGGAGATCGTCGGCGAGAGTTCGTTTGTCGATATCGTCGCCGCCGGTTTCGACGCCGGCGTGCGCTACGGCGAACATCTGGCGCAGGACATGATCGCGGTCTCTCTGGGGGCGCCGCAGCGTTACGCGGTGGTGGCGTCAAAAGAATACGTCGCGCGGCACGGCAGGCCGAACGCGCCGAAGGATTTGCTCGATCACGCCTGCATCCGCACCCGCTTCGGCAGCGGCGCGATGCTGGACTGGGAGTTCGAGAAAGCAGGGCGCGTCGTGAAGGTCTCGCCGCCGGCCAAGTTGATCGCAACCTATCTGGGACTGGCGTTGCGCGCCGTCCATGACGGGGTAGGCTTCTGGCTGACGTTCGAAGGTTACGTACGCTATGGCATCAAGTCGGGCGCGCTGGTCAGCGTGCTCGACGATTGGTGCCCGCCGTTTCCGGGACCGTTTCTGTACTACCCGAGCCGTCGCCAGCCGCCGCCGGCGCTTGCAGCGTTCGTGGCCTTCGTCGCGGAGTGGCGCAAGCGGGAGAGGCGGCGGAGCAAGACGCCGTAG